A window from Nitrospira sp. ND1 encodes these proteins:
- a CDS encoding PilW family protein, whose amino-acid sequence MRRFDWNQQGFTLVELMAAVLITVVIVAATMTTVVTSNRANVVNTQVADTQQNVRLAIDLLSRDIKLAGFNYNATDPATGSVGACNATIGAIVKPVGLLPQDQTPTGADTGTDSVSMVLPVMNTTGWTLTAAVGGTPNNKTYDNSISLSGAVMTEMVAQGLVVGSTISIGGALSKTVQAVNATSIGFGTGNFVDGQFPVGTPVYLMQCVRYQVVANTPATCGSDTPCLVRNNVPLVDGVEDLQLAYACDGCNQAVPNPLFPDGVVDDQDASSTSGFPTFTQGDFVSNSAWAIAPWTPDKIRLAQVSLVVRPTNADDGLDEKGTKAVNTTGPVIVGDHNPSADAGYNASTYMQQRRRVMIRTIQPRNL is encoded by the coding sequence ATGCGTAGATTCGACTGGAACCAGCAGGGCTTCACTCTCGTGGAACTGATGGCAGCTGTCCTGATCACGGTGGTGATTGTGGCGGCGACGATGACCACGGTAGTCACTTCGAATCGCGCCAATGTCGTCAACACGCAGGTCGCAGACACGCAGCAGAATGTTCGATTGGCCATCGACTTGCTCAGCAGGGATATCAAACTGGCCGGCTTTAATTACAATGCGACCGATCCGGCAACCGGATCCGTGGGCGCGTGTAATGCCACCATCGGCGCCATCGTCAAGCCGGTTGGACTGCTGCCCCAAGACCAAACGCCGACAGGTGCGGATACCGGGACCGATAGCGTGTCGATGGTGCTGCCGGTGATGAATACGACAGGGTGGACGCTGACGGCGGCGGTCGGTGGAACGCCGAACAATAAGACGTATGACAACAGCATCAGTCTTTCCGGAGCCGTTATGACGGAGATGGTTGCACAAGGTCTTGTGGTCGGATCGACGATTTCCATCGGCGGTGCATTGTCAAAGACGGTGCAGGCTGTCAATGCCACTTCGATTGGCTTCGGTACCGGAAACTTCGTCGATGGACAATTCCCGGTCGGCACGCCTGTGTATTTGATGCAATGCGTGCGGTATCAAGTGGTGGCGAATACGCCGGCGACCTGCGGCAGTGACACGCCTTGCCTCGTGCGAAACAACGTGCCGCTGGTCGATGGCGTGGAAGACTTGCAACTCGCCTATGCCTGTGACGGCTGCAATCAAGCCGTCCCCAATCCCTTATTCCCGGACGGGGTTGTCGATGATCAAGATGCCTCCTCGACGTCGGGATTTCCCACCTTCACGCAGGGAGATTTTGTCTCCAACAGTGCGTGGGCGATTGCCCCGTGGACGCCGGATAAGATCAGGCTGGCGCAAGTGAGCCTGGTGGTGAGGCCGACGAATGCGGATGACGGTCTAGATGAGAAGGGAACCAAGGCCGTCAATACCACCGGGCCTGTGATCGTCGGCGACCATAATCCATCTGCGGATGCGGGTTATAACGCGAGTACTTATATGCAACAGCGCCGGCGCGTGATGATCCGCACGATTCAACCGAGAAACCTGTAA
- a CDS encoding GspE/PulE family protein, which translates to MSRATVPMLPVSECSQAVSPLAQTRSATCYHRLVEQGFLQQEELVLATAEAARKRLDVATVLMERYRIPKPALGAALAEFYDCPFLAYDERTVMERELLKNLSLDYLRMNHWVPLRRQGNGIEVLIDDPHNPDKLFDVRRAFPGQALSYRVGLRCDIARLLNAIQGRESGDAISDILGELVSEAQLEEQQNATIAAITENDSAIVRLANQIITDAYRRGASDIHIEPYADRKETAVRFRVDGTCFTYMKIPAAYRRAIVSRLKIMASLDIAERRKPQDGKIRFKLGTGQEIELRVATLPTSGFNEDVVIRLLTAHGARRLEDLEFSDGTRRLVGQLAQKPHGIVLCAGPTGSGKTTTLHAILASINTDERKIWTAEDPIEITQDGLRQVQVHPKIGLTFATTMRAFLRADPDVIMIGEMRDKETADIAIEASLTGHLVFSTIHTNSAVETVVRLLDLGCDPFNFSDAMLGVLAMRLCKRICPNCREAYHPTSSEYDELVQAFGEGDWEGVHPAYNLGLTLFRGRGCDTCNQTGYRGRVPIHELMVVSDSMKALIQARARTGELLTLAKSDGMRTLVQDGIEKVLQGLTTYKQVRAVAIK; encoded by the coding sequence ATGAGTCGTGCCACGGTGCCCATGTTACCAGTCAGTGAGTGTTCCCAAGCGGTCAGCCCTTTGGCGCAGACGCGCTCCGCCACTTGCTACCACCGGCTCGTCGAACAGGGTTTTCTACAACAGGAGGAGTTAGTGCTCGCCACGGCTGAAGCCGCGCGAAAACGGCTCGATGTGGCGACCGTGCTCATGGAGCGGTATCGGATACCGAAGCCGGCGCTCGGTGCCGCACTGGCAGAATTCTATGACTGCCCGTTTCTCGCCTATGACGAGCGCACGGTCATGGAGCGGGAGTTATTGAAGAATCTCAGCTTGGATTATCTTCGGATGAACCATTGGGTTCCGCTCAGGCGTCAGGGCAACGGAATCGAAGTCCTGATCGACGACCCGCACAATCCGGACAAGCTGTTCGATGTGCGGCGAGCGTTTCCAGGCCAGGCACTGTCCTATCGTGTCGGACTCCGTTGCGATATTGCACGGTTGTTGAATGCCATTCAAGGGCGTGAGTCGGGCGATGCGATATCCGACATTCTTGGCGAGCTGGTCAGTGAAGCGCAGCTCGAAGAACAACAAAATGCGACGATTGCGGCAATCACGGAAAACGATTCGGCCATCGTCCGGCTCGCCAATCAGATCATTACCGACGCCTATCGGCGCGGGGCATCGGATATCCATATTGAGCCCTATGCCGATCGAAAGGAAACGGCTGTGCGCTTCCGCGTCGATGGCACCTGCTTTACGTACATGAAGATTCCGGCGGCCTATCGCCGGGCGATCGTCTCCCGCCTGAAGATTATGGCCAGTCTGGACATTGCCGAGCGGCGCAAGCCGCAGGATGGCAAAATCCGGTTCAAGTTGGGTACGGGGCAGGAGATCGAATTGAGGGTGGCAACACTTCCCACTTCGGGCTTCAATGAAGATGTTGTGATTCGCCTGCTGACCGCCCACGGAGCTCGCCGCTTGGAGGATCTGGAGTTCAGCGACGGCACACGCCGGCTCGTAGGACAGTTGGCTCAAAAGCCGCATGGCATCGTCCTGTGCGCCGGTCCGACCGGATCAGGAAAGACCACCACCTTACATGCCATTCTGGCGTCGATTAATACCGATGAGCGAAAGATCTGGACGGCGGAGGATCCGATCGAGATTACGCAAGATGGATTGCGGCAGGTGCAGGTTCATCCCAAGATTGGACTCACTTTTGCCACGACCATGAGGGCCTTCCTGAGAGCAGATCCGGACGTGATCATGATCGGGGAAATGCGGGACAAGGAGACGGCGGATATTGCCATTGAAGCCTCTCTGACCGGACACTTGGTGTTCAGTACCATTCATACGAATAGTGCCGTCGAGACTGTGGTGCGATTGCTCGATCTGGGGTGCGACCCGTTCAATTTTTCAGATGCCATGTTGGGAGTGTTGGCGATGCGGTTGTGCAAGCGCATCTGTCCCAACTGCCGCGAGGCCTACCATCCCACGAGCAGCGAATATGACGAACTCGTGCAGGCCTTTGGGGAGGGTGATTGGGAAGGCGTGCATCCTGCATATAATCTGGGGCTCACACTGTTTCGTGGACGAGGGTGTGACACGTGTAACCAGACCGGGTACCGTGGACGAGTGCCCATCCATGAGTTGATGGTGGTGTCTGATTCCATGAAGGCACTGATTCAGGCCAGGGCGCGCACCGGGGAACTACTCACACTCGCAAAGAGTGACGGGATGAGGACGTTGGTGCAAGACGGTATCGAGAAAGTGCTGCAAGGACTCACCACGTATAAACAGGTGCGGGCAGTTGCGATCAAATAG
- a CDS encoding GspH/FimT family pseudopilin, producing the protein MNERGGSLVELCTVVAIIGIVVGVSVPGWAALVAKHQQRAVMVEIASELRMARQLAMARHERIRVVVDAEQSELRTECMDCDTSLLRRYEFAHKGTAVESMTTKPEIMFQPSGRSATATTMVLVDGRRATHQVTVSITGRVTLS; encoded by the coding sequence ATGAACGAACGTGGCGGGAGTCTTGTGGAGCTGTGTACGGTAGTCGCGATCATCGGGATTGTGGTGGGCGTGAGTGTGCCTGGATGGGCCGCCCTTGTCGCAAAACATCAACAGCGCGCGGTGATGGTGGAGATCGCATCGGAGTTGCGCATGGCCCGGCAATTGGCGATGGCGAGGCATGAGCGTATTCGAGTGGTCGTGGATGCGGAACAGTCTGAATTGCGCACGGAATGCATGGACTGTGACACAAGCTTGCTGCGCCGGTATGAGTTCGCTCACAAAGGCACGGCGGTTGAGTCGATGACGACGAAACCGGAAATCATGTTTCAGCCCAGCGGTCGTTCGGCCACGGCGACCACCATGGTCCTGGTCGACGGTCGTCGTGCGACACATCAAGTCACGGTGAGCATCACCGGACGGGTGACCCTGTCATGA
- a CDS encoding prepilin-type N-terminal cleavage/methylation domain-containing protein, with the protein MTRRSALMSARGFTLVESMVALVVLSIGVIGTIGMCEWAERGLQRGALTTTALALAESRLEAKRSVAWERLLMDDVDQDGIVESVMHDDGLQDDQTNGDGIFTASATQSNIRLVWTVELNRGHEPAGASLATIEARAIFRTMGGQEKEVRVRTIRANPRYVGLSVLS; encoded by the coding sequence GTGACGCGACGATCTGCGTTGATGAGTGCCAGAGGGTTCACCCTCGTGGAGAGCATGGTGGCGTTGGTGGTGCTGTCGATCGGCGTGATCGGAACGATCGGCATGTGTGAATGGGCTGAGCGCGGTCTGCAGCGCGGGGCGTTGACGACAACCGCGCTGGCGCTCGCTGAATCACGCCTGGAGGCGAAGCGGAGTGTGGCGTGGGAGCGGTTGTTGATGGACGACGTGGACCAAGACGGAATAGTGGAGTCCGTCATGCACGACGATGGCTTGCAGGATGATCAGACGAACGGCGACGGCATCTTCACGGCCAGTGCCACCCAGTCCAACATCCGGCTTGTCTGGACCGTGGAACTGAATCGCGGCCACGAGCCGGCCGGGGCGAGCCTGGCGACTATCGAGGCGCGTGCAATCTTCCGGACTATGGGAGGGCAGGAGAAAGAGGTTCGCGTTCGCACGATCAGGGCCAATCCTCGGTATGTCGGCCTGTCTGTGTTGTCATGA
- a CDS encoding prepilin-type N-terminal cleavage/methylation domain-containing protein, translating into MKHRQNSHPCFSLLAAAQRGFTLLEAMIAAGVLSVGLLGLAGLSGMSLGKNVDANDMSRVTNIAADMAERIQNNRQRVLDYHNTNTSVACAQSANTQRMALGDCTQWQALVANSGLTGATGLVTAARLDPDPTANPVTMNRFLVTVTVSWQTRQTDVSTARTKTAIFTTVVAPE; encoded by the coding sequence ATGAAACACCGTCAAAACTCACACCCCTGCTTCAGTCTGCTCGCCGCCGCACAGCGGGGGTTTACGCTGTTGGAAGCCATGATTGCGGCCGGTGTGCTCTCGGTCGGACTGTTGGGATTAGCGGGTCTCTCGGGGATGTCGCTGGGCAAGAATGTCGATGCCAACGACATGTCGCGCGTGACCAATATCGCCGCCGATATGGCGGAGCGCATTCAAAATAACCGGCAGCGTGTTTTGGACTACCATAACACCAACACGAGCGTGGCCTGCGCGCAGAGCGCGAACACTCAACGCATGGCGTTGGGAGATTGCACCCAATGGCAGGCGCTCGTGGCGAATTCCGGTCTCACGGGTGCCACTGGACTTGTCACCGCGGCCCGCCTTGATCCGGACCCCACCGCGAATCCGGTGACGATGAACCGGTTCCTTGTCACGGTGACCGTCAGCTGGCAAACCAGACAGACGGATGTGAGCACGGCTCGGACCAAGACCGCGATATTTACGACGGTGGTCGCGCCGGAATAG
- a CDS encoding A24 family peptidase: MISYVTVLLFGAVIGSFLNVCIYRLPREESVAWPASHCPSCRQAIAFYDNIPIVSYLLLRGRCRACHAPIAIQYPVVEAANAIGYVLVFWTFGFAPAAWAYAALASALIVVTGTDLSHTMIPDAVTLPGIVIGLLCAILILPIGLVDSLLGVLLGGGILWFLAWISPYVFGKEGMGGGDIKLMAMVGAFLGWQPVLLAIMIGSFLGSIVGVGLIAIGVMRREQYIPFGPFLAVGSILALLFHQPLLEWYWALIDIPQ; encoded by the coding sequence ATGATTTCATACGTTACGGTACTGCTATTCGGCGCGGTGATTGGCAGTTTTTTGAATGTCTGTATCTACCGCCTGCCGCGTGAAGAGTCGGTTGCCTGGCCGGCCTCTCACTGTCCCTCCTGTCGCCAGGCCATTGCTTTCTACGACAACATTCCGATTGTGAGTTATCTGCTTCTGCGGGGCCGCTGCCGGGCCTGCCATGCGCCAATTGCGATTCAGTACCCAGTGGTGGAAGCGGCCAACGCGATCGGATACGTGCTGGTCTTTTGGACGTTTGGGTTTGCGCCGGCGGCCTGGGCCTATGCGGCGCTGGCGTCTGCGCTTATCGTGGTGACGGGGACCGACCTTTCCCATACGATGATCCCGGACGCCGTTACGCTGCCGGGAATCGTCATCGGTCTGCTGTGTGCCATCTTGATCCTCCCGATCGGACTTGTCGATTCCTTGCTCGGTGTGTTGTTGGGCGGCGGGATCTTATGGTTTTTAGCTTGGATCAGTCCCTATGTTTTCGGGAAGGAAGGGATGGGGGGCGGGGATATCAAGCTGATGGCCATGGTCGGGGCCTTCCTTGGCTGGCAGCCGGTGTTGTTGGCGATTATGATCGGATCTTTTCTGGGGTCCATTGTCGGTGTCGGGCTCATCGCCATCGGGGTCATGCGGCGTGAGCAGTACATTCCATTCGGACCGTTCTTGGCAGTGGGATCAATCCTTGCCCTGTTGTTTCATCAGCCCCTGCTTGAGTGGTATTGGGCGCTGATCGACATTCCTCAGTAA
- a CDS encoding PilX N-terminal domain-containing pilus assembly protein: MNLQQGMHGAGREGGGAGLNNQQGIALLTVMLMLLILTILGIASITVTSMENRMAGFFRTTEAVVAAADSCEGLAANIIQQTLSPPGVLPASFIAPTGPVPTANATTLYAEIYGYDLPSPAPANTPAVNYADVASTAPNFVMTNLPGFTVNGDIDLLYTHTKSGQGTGVAGTEHVYRITCMASNPATGSNSTVTSVYGCLDGDTCVKKIN; the protein is encoded by the coding sequence ATGAATCTGCAACAGGGCATGCACGGCGCGGGTCGCGAGGGCGGAGGAGCCGGATTGAACAATCAGCAGGGCATCGCATTGCTCACCGTCATGTTGATGTTGTTGATTCTCACCATACTCGGCATCGCCTCCATCACGGTGACCAGCATGGAGAATCGAATGGCGGGATTTTTCCGCACGACCGAGGCTGTGGTAGCGGCTGCCGATTCGTGTGAAGGACTGGCCGCGAACATCATTCAGCAGACGTTGTCCCCTCCAGGCGTGCTCCCGGCTTCGTTCATCGCGCCGACGGGGCCGGTTCCGACGGCCAATGCCACCACATTGTACGCAGAAATTTATGGCTACGATCTGCCGTCGCCGGCTCCGGCAAATACACCGGCTGTCAACTATGCGGATGTGGCGAGCACCGCACCGAATTTTGTGATGACGAATCTTCCCGGATTCACAGTCAACGGCGACATCGATCTCTTGTATACGCATACGAAGAGTGGGCAGGGCACAGGAGTGGCCGGCACAGAACATGTCTATCGGATTACCTGCATGGCGAGTAACCCCGCGACCGGTTCCAATAGCACGGTGACCTCGGTGTACGGCTGTTTGGACGGCGATACCTGTGTCAAGAAAATCAACTGA
- a CDS encoding prepilin-type N-terminal cleavage/methylation domain-containing protein: protein MCVSISLQRSAAVHRQRGFTLIEVMIAVAIVGILAMVAVPNYLQWNARYQLKQATTELAGSLNLARMAAMNRNLAVTATLVLVSGRVNVDFGGALAPIVLPQAVVGFTGGPTIQFTQQGLSGAAANVPVALTSQQGTTYSVVVTPAGKVNWCAHATCP, encoded by the coding sequence ATGTGTGTCTCTATCTCTCTCCAACGGTCTGCTGCTGTCCACCGCCAGAGGGGCTTCACCCTTATCGAGGTGATGATAGCGGTCGCGATTGTCGGGATTCTGGCCATGGTGGCCGTCCCCAACTATCTTCAATGGAATGCCCGCTATCAGCTGAAACAAGCCACAACGGAATTGGCTGGCAGTCTCAACCTGGCCCGGATGGCAGCGATGAATCGGAATCTTGCCGTCACAGCCACATTGGTCCTTGTGTCGGGCAGGGTGAATGTCGATTTCGGAGGTGCGTTAGCCCCTATTGTGTTGCCCCAGGCCGTCGTCGGATTCACGGGAGGTCCGACGATTCAATTCACCCAGCAAGGGTTGAGCGGGGCTGCGGCGAATGTTCCTGTGGCGCTGACGTCCCAACAGGGGACCACCTATTCCGTGGTCGTCACTCCGGCAGGCAAGGTGAACTGGTGTGCGCATGCGACGTGCCCATAG
- a CDS encoding LuxR C-terminal-related transcriptional regulator, whose product MYMSPVAKTTKSRAKVSAPDPVLPPRKRRPEALTTREQEILELIWTGFKNKEIAQRLKISVKTVEAHRANMMKKIRVSNTAQLLKAAIQGKMLKLR is encoded by the coding sequence ATGTACATGTCGCCAGTCGCCAAGACCACGAAAAGTCGAGCCAAAGTATCCGCACCGGATCCGGTCCTTCCCCCTCGCAAACGACGTCCCGAAGCCCTCACAACCCGCGAGCAGGAAATCCTTGAGTTGATCTGGACCGGATTCAAGAACAAAGAAATTGCTCAGCGGTTAAAGATCAGCGTCAAGACAGTCGAGGCGCATCGGGCGAATATGATGAAAAAGATCCGGGTCTCCAATACCGCCCAACTGCTCAAGGCCGCCATCCAAGGGAAAATGCTGAAGCTCCGGTGA